The following are from one region of the Achromobacter xylosoxidans genome:
- a CDS encoding type II secretion system F family protein, with product MPEALVLASLAAVLAIAAALLWRHADRSARRAASSAFLESQLQRGRDAAAADAPFAESSRQFRSGFSGWDRLLRLAGLRQSAGLYVRIALPVVVGAALAWIFLGALSGAVSFLLLAVFAYFLLWLRADKRQRRMISQLPAFLDNIVRLLTIGNSMGAAFQTAAAAADEPLREVVETAASLSRSKELDAALAHVSRLYGLKELYMVAAVVSLALRFGGRSDQVLERMAAFMRDVAQARNELTASSAEVRLSAWILALLPVGIAGFIIVANNNLFMGLWQDPQGFRMLLTAVCLQIGGCYWLYRMAKAI from the coding sequence ATGCCCGAAGCCCTGGTCCTTGCAAGCCTGGCCGCGGTGCTGGCCATCGCGGCGGCGCTGCTGTGGCGCCACGCTGACCGCAGCGCCCGCCGGGCGGCCAGCTCCGCCTTTCTGGAAAGCCAGTTGCAGCGGGGCCGCGACGCGGCCGCCGCCGACGCGCCGTTCGCCGAGAGCTCGCGTCAGTTCCGCAGCGGGTTTTCCGGCTGGGACCGCTTGCTGCGCCTGGCCGGCCTGCGGCAAAGCGCGGGCTTGTATGTGCGCATCGCGCTTCCCGTCGTGGTCGGCGCGGCGCTGGCGTGGATCTTCCTGGGGGCGCTTTCCGGCGCAGTGAGCTTCCTGCTGCTGGCCGTGTTCGCCTACTTCCTGCTGTGGCTGCGGGCCGACAAGCGCCAGCGGCGCATGATCTCGCAGCTGCCTGCGTTCCTGGACAACATCGTGCGCCTGCTTACCATCGGCAACAGCATGGGCGCCGCCTTCCAGACCGCCGCCGCAGCAGCCGACGAGCCCTTGCGCGAAGTGGTGGAGACGGCGGCCAGCCTGAGCCGCTCCAAGGAGCTGGATGCGGCCTTGGCGCACGTGTCGCGCCTGTATGGGTTGAAGGAGCTGTACATGGTGGCGGCGGTGGTGTCGCTGGCCCTGCGGTTTGGCGGCCGCAGCGACCAGGTGCTGGAACGCATGGCGGCCTTCATGCGCGACGTGGCGCAGGCGCGCAATGAACTGACCGCCAGCTCGGCCGAGGTCCGCTTGTCGGCCTGGATCCTGGCCTTGCTGCCCGTGGGCATCGCGGGCTTCATCATCGTCGCCAACAACAACCTGTTCATGGGGCTGTGGCAAGACCCGCAAGGCTTCAGGATGCTGCTGACCGCGGTCTGCCTGCAGATCGGCGGCTGCTATTGGCTCTATCGCATGGCCAAGGCCATCTGA
- a CDS encoding type II secretion system F family protein has protein sequence MHILQSWNASTVLAMALMLVAAGLVVLGLGMARRLRSQGRSRQVVDQALAARDGAKAPAAARNEGGQGRLAAAARAADTFGKRLSEGRLADALLAAEDRKLVDMAGYADPGTARSRFVLIRFGLAILLPVAAVVLDWHKHLPDMPLGALVAAFVAFAVGYMLPKWIVQRRLARRRRQAADELPLLIDLLRLLQGVGLSIDQSLQVLVKEFGQVLPVLSFELRLASELYVRGRTREQSLARMATGFDNDDLSAICRLIAQVDQHGGAVQEPLNRFGERLRDKRRLELKEKVGKTTVKMTGVMIVTLLPALLIVTGGAGFIAVLRGLSRMGGM, from the coding sequence ATGCACATCCTGCAATCCTGGAACGCTTCCACCGTGCTGGCGATGGCGCTGATGCTGGTGGCGGCCGGCCTGGTGGTGCTGGGCCTGGGCATGGCGCGGCGCCTGCGCAGCCAGGGCCGCAGCCGTCAGGTGGTGGATCAGGCGCTGGCCGCGCGCGACGGCGCGAAGGCGCCGGCGGCCGCGCGCAACGAAGGCGGGCAGGGTAGGCTGGCGGCCGCCGCGCGGGCGGCCGACACGTTCGGCAAGCGCCTGAGCGAGGGCCGGCTGGCCGACGCCCTGTTGGCCGCCGAGGACCGCAAGCTGGTGGACATGGCTGGCTATGCCGACCCCGGCACCGCGCGCTCGCGCTTCGTCCTGATCCGGTTCGGCCTGGCGATTCTGCTGCCCGTGGCGGCGGTCGTGCTGGACTGGCACAAGCATCTGCCGGATATGCCGCTGGGCGCCTTGGTCGCGGCCTTCGTGGCCTTCGCGGTCGGCTACATGCTGCCCAAATGGATCGTGCAGCGGCGCCTGGCGCGCCGCCGCCGGCAGGCGGCCGATGAGCTGCCCTTGCTGATCGACCTGCTGCGCCTGTTGCAGGGCGTGGGCCTGTCGATCGACCAGAGCCTGCAGGTGCTGGTCAAGGAGTTCGGCCAGGTGCTGCCGGTGCTGTCATTCGAATTGCGGCTGGCGTCCGAGCTCTATGTGCGTGGCCGCACGCGCGAACAATCGCTGGCCAGGATGGCCACGGGTTTCGACAACGACGACCTGTCCGCCATTTGCCGCCTGATCGCGCAGGTGGACCAGCACGGCGGCGCGGTGCAGGAGCCCTTGAACCGCTTCGGCGAACGCCTGCGCGACAAGCGGCGCCTGGAGCTGAAGGAGAAGGTGGGCAAGACCACGGTCAAGATGACCGGGGTCATGATCGTGACGCTATTGCCCGCGCTGTTGATCGTGACGGGCGGGGCCGGTTTTATCGCGGTGTTGCGCGGCTTGTCGCGCATGGGGGGGATGTAA
- a CDS encoding tetratricopeptide repeat protein translates to MNGATENSSRAWRWALVATVLAAGAGLSGCKTNNAEFAWQLIQQQQQEQALLRQKEDEAQSKSRPKEPEMMLSMIVESQRQERYFASLAYIDGYQQKYGNDARVAVLRAEALRQTGQAALSEQAYRALTATDQAAEGWHGLGLIAGSRGQFDQAADYFSRAAKLAPMDARILGDLGYARLRAGDPAGARVPLGQAAELTPESGKVLANLAVLLLVEGDPLKAQRLMERAQLGEEARGQVLRLAAEIRGQLAPAPGASLAPATRVSSGEQAVMPLMSPLMDGLGNGPIVR, encoded by the coding sequence ATGAACGGCGCAACGGAAAACAGCTCGCGCGCATGGCGCTGGGCGCTCGTCGCCACGGTGCTGGCGGCGGGCGCGGGTTTGAGCGGATGCAAGACCAACAACGCGGAATTCGCCTGGCAACTGATCCAGCAACAACAGCAGGAACAGGCGCTGCTGCGGCAGAAAGAAGACGAGGCCCAGAGCAAGAGCCGGCCCAAGGAACCCGAGATGATGCTGTCCATGATCGTCGAGTCGCAACGCCAGGAACGCTATTTCGCGTCGCTCGCCTACATCGACGGCTATCAGCAGAAGTACGGCAATGACGCGCGCGTGGCCGTGCTGCGCGCCGAGGCGCTGCGCCAGACCGGGCAGGCGGCGCTGAGCGAACAGGCCTATCGCGCGCTGACCGCCACCGACCAGGCGGCCGAGGGCTGGCATGGCCTGGGCCTGATCGCCGGTTCGCGCGGGCAGTTCGATCAGGCGGCCGATTACTTCTCGCGGGCGGCCAAGCTGGCGCCCATGGACGCGCGCATCCTGGGCGACCTGGGCTATGCGCGTCTGCGCGCGGGCGATCCGGCGGGCGCGCGCGTGCCCTTGGGGCAGGCGGCCGAATTGACGCCGGAAAGCGGCAAGGTGCTGGCGAACCTGGCGGTGCTGCTGCTGGTGGAGGGGGATCCGCTCAAGGCCCAGCGCCTGATGGAGCGGGCGCAGCTGGGCGAAGAGGCGCGCGGACAGGTTCTGCGCCTGGCCGCCGAGATCCGCGGCCAGTTGGCCCCGGCGCCGGGCGCTTCCCTTGCGCCTGCCACCCGGGTGTCCAGCGGCGAACAGGCCGTCATGCCGTTGATGAGCCCCTTGATGGACGGCCTGGGCAACGGGCCCATCGTGCGCTAA
- a CDS encoding DUF3613 domain-containing protein: MSPSTHHALFILACALAAQAPAAALAQSNAPLTGSMSGAASSAPPAQAPAAASAPEPASAASMPERAVVQQVQTPLPQAPAAAPAAQEGFGDVTRGLLAAQADGRRAGNALPVLGPVSTAAWNRYLESFKHPIPVWFDRNVEIPNVQ; this comes from the coding sequence ATGTCTCCATCGACCCATCACGCCTTGTTCATCCTGGCCTGCGCGCTTGCGGCGCAGGCGCCCGCGGCCGCCCTGGCGCAATCCAATGCGCCGCTGACGGGCAGCATGTCGGGCGCCGCGAGCAGCGCGCCGCCCGCCCAGGCGCCCGCCGCCGCGTCGGCGCCGGAACCCGCGTCCGCGGCCTCCATGCCGGAGCGGGCCGTGGTGCAGCAGGTGCAGACGCCGCTGCCGCAAGCGCCTGCCGCCGCGCCGGCGGCGCAAGAGGGCTTTGGCGACGTGACGCGCGGCCTGCTGGCGGCGCAGGCCGACGGGCGGCGCGCTGGCAATGCCTTGCCCGTGCTGGGGCCGGTGTCCACGGCGGCCTGGAACCGCTACCTGGAGAGCTTCAAGCATCCCATTCCCGTGTGGTTCGACCGGAATGTGGAAATCCCCAACGTCCAATAG